From one Anguilla rostrata isolate EN2019 chromosome 12, ASM1855537v3, whole genome shotgun sequence genomic stretch:
- the tp53i13 gene encoding uncharacterized protein tp53i13 isoform X3, translating to MSVCMQTPITYNHTIPRSGAHRPVGAVSGEYLYCPPQRWLHNLQNGATVFLYHPCASVSERVRLSVLARSCLSHYIITPHYELGANRPFAMVSWGHALELSHVTESEVCNWLEVNAAHSFESRKLQSHKYSLYLTRPAGVPQLMHSGEGGAQKPLAVGEQQQSLKQCCVEALSRLWEEGSEMDWNRWKKKRRRAIFSQGEGQREKWEDTYKGSVNNDVASQSLPHNLNTMGPEQAQKHRTLHRPRRDTQTRGTTGEAVTTRGGMNKELKQREGRVVENIPEDDVGGQRKDEKEPQKTHNKERDSQTLGAVEDRGESPGERGVRSGKQEKREASREQRYGGDTNTESELHRINGHPRPRQQTQHLKGHLDRSQTEQQGSPKCCGCTETEVPAENAVLGQRLPTPRTNEAVWAAAALGFLLVLLTLSVLHTRLYRHWRTMPSLYWYHPQHDYDSVADVVRRRLKMSGGKKRRAPQSRRPECVLLPSSSTEEEESD from the exons aatGGGGCAACAGTATTCCTCTATCACCCATGTGCCTCTGTGTCAGAgcgtgtccgtctgtctgtccttgcACGCTCCTGTCTGTCCCATTACATCATCACTCCACACTATGAACTTGGTGCAAACAGG CCATTTGCCATGGTCTCGTGGGGTCATGCTCTGGAGCTGTCCCATGTGACCGAATCGGAGGTGTGCAATTGGCTGGAAGTGAACGCAGCCCACAGCTTTGAGAGCAGGAAGCTTCAAAGCCATAAGTACAGTCTGTACCTGACACGGCCGGCAGGTGTCCCCCAGCTGATGCACTCTGGGGAGGGAGGCGCACAGAAACCTCTGGCTGTGGGGGAACAGCAACAG TCTCTGAAACAGTGCTGTGTGGAAGCTCTCTCCCGGCTCTGGGAAGAAGGTTCTGAGATGGACTGGAACAGatggaagaaaaagagaaggagagcaaTCTTCAGCCAgggggaaggacagagagagaaatgggaggACACGTATAAAGGCAGTGTAAATAATGACGTGGCGTCTCAGTCCTTACCACACAACCTGAACACAATGGGACCTGAACAAGCACAGAAGCACAGGACTCTCCATCGGCCACGGagggacacacaaacaagagGGACAACAGGTGAGGCCGTGACAACGAGGGGAGGAATGAACAAAGAGTTAAAACAAAGAGAAGGAAGAGTGGTAGAGAACATCCCAGAGGATGACGTGGGGGGGCAGCGGAAGGATGAGAAAGAACCCCAAAAGACTCACAACAAGGAAAGAGACTCCCAAACACTTGGGGCAGTAGAGGACAGGGGGGAGAGTCCTGGGGAAAGAGGGGTGAGAAGTGGAAAGCAGGAGAAGAGGGAAGCATCCAGGGAGCAGAGATATGGAGGAGACACCAACACCGAGTCTGAGCTCCACAGGATAAATGGGCATCCCAGGCCCAGACAGCAGACACAGCACCTAAAGGGCCACCTGGACAGAAGTCAAACAGAGCAGCAGGGCAGTCCCAAGTGCTGTGGGTGCACAGAGACTGAGGTGCCAGCAGAGAACGCTGTGCTGGGACAGAGGCTGCCCACGCCGCGCACCAATGAAGCGGTTTGGGCAGCTGCGGCTCTGGGCttcctgctggtgctgctgacCCTATCAGTACTGCATACCCGGCTGTACCGACACTGGCGAACCATGCCCAGCCTCTACTGGTACCACCCGCAGCATGACTACGACAGCGTGGCAG ACGTGGTGCGCAGGAGGCTGAAGATGTCCggagggaagaagaggagagCGCCACAGAGCCGAAGGCCGGAGTGTGTGCTCCTTCCCAGCTCCagcacggaggaggaggagtcggACTGA
- the tekt1 gene encoding tektin-1, with the protein MYKVKQVPHKFLPPEWWMTNRAHCVTAEAECSRSERLIATSQTVVEESNKAAQRMQQDVNKKLEQRLQAIKFWRQELDKKLGEMTEEMEVLMTFRTRLEKALENCSPPLQVIQQCLSERENHAGIDRVHDEVERELMKEREVMEGVRSLLQRTLEQTNEQMRLNRSAKFWLEKDLQQKFQAEQIDDRCSVLTDTSPSLSHTEKMHRSTPYPNVTPEGWENSSEINTSKAEKERNNSASLRALIDRVLEQTAADMRSQHQAAATALQLRIQETKDAKDQLEDHLQKVLAEIANQERNLESLAVAIQAKQGPLKVAQTRLALRSQRPSPELCLDSAQIQLSAEVQDLSAHLERLNASLSQSEMELRALTQTQLSLEEQIHGKSNSLYIDEVICSSLHQSIAIHSF; encoded by the exons ATGTATAAAGTGAAGCAAGTGCCCCATAAATTTCTGCCGCCGGAATGGTGGATGACAAACCGGGCTCACTGTGTGACTGCGGAGGCAGAGTGTTCACGGTCTGAGCGGCTCATCGCCACGAGCCAGACTGTGGTGGAAGAAAGTAACAAGGCTGCACAACGCATGCAACAGGATGTCAACAAGAAGCTTG AGCAAAGGCTCCAGGCCATCAAGTTTTGGAGGCAAGAGCTGGATAAGAAGCTGGGGGAAATGACAGAGGAGATGGAGGTTCTGATGACCTTCAGGACCAGACTGGAGAAGGCCTTGGAGAACTGCTCACCGCCCCTCCAAGTCATACAGCAGTGTCTGTCTGAAAG GGAGAATCATGCGGGCATTGACCGGGTTCATGATGAGGTGGAGAGGGAACTgatgaaggagagggaggtgatGGAGGGGGTGAGATCACTGCTGCAGCGTACTCTGGAACAGACCAATGAGCAGATGAG ACTGAACCGTTCAGCAAAGTTCTGGCTAGAGAAAGATCTGCAGCAGAAGTTTCAGGCAGAGCAGATCGATGATCGTTGTTCCGTCCTCACTGACACCTCACCTAGCCTGAGCCACACAGAGAAGATGCACCGCTCTACTC CGTACCCTAATGTAACACCTGAAGGGTGGGAGAATTCCTCCGAAATAAATACCTccaaggcagagaaagagaggaacaaCTCGGCGTCTCTGAGAGCCCTGATAGACCGTGTGCTGGAGCAGACGGCTGCAGACATGCGCAGCCAGCACCAGGCTGCGGCCACTGCCCTTCAGCTGCGCATACAGGAGACGAAGGATGCCAAAGATCAGCTCGAAGACCACCTGCAGAAG GTTCTGGCAGAAATTGCAAACCAGGAGAGGAACCTAGAATCCCTTGCAGTCGCCATTCAGGCCAAGCAGGGGCCGCTAAAGGTTGCGCAGACACGTCTGGCTCTGCGCAGCCAGAGGCCCAGTCCTGAGCTCTGCCTGGACTCTGCGCAGATTCAGCTTTCTGCAGAGGTCCAAGACCTGTCTGCTCACCTGGAGAG GCTGAATGCCAGCCTATCCCAGTCAGAGATGGAGCTTCGGGCATTGACCCAGACCCAGCTGTCCCTGGAGGAGCAAATTCATGGGAAGTCAAACTCCCTCTACATCGATGAGGTCATCTGCTCATCGCTACACCAGTCTATTGCAATTCACAGTTTCTGA